One stretch of Halobacillus litoralis DNA includes these proteins:
- a CDS encoding PTS transporter subunit EIIC, producing the protein MKKYFGSLQKFGKSLMVPVALLPAAGILLGLGAALTGPLADTLTFLQNDIIQLIGNGMSDIGISIFNNLAVIFAIGVAIGLTGGSGIAALAALLGYIIMNKTISFALEITPEMVSESGEYGMALGIPTLETGVLGGIVVGLLAVWIYNKFHEFDPPEVLGFFAGDRSVGIAMVFSSIFLALAMMVVWPPIQGGINAVANVIANGATNPLYIGLYGFLERALIPTGLHHIWYAPFLWTSLGGTAEVAGSAVSGDQYIFLAQIAEGVEVTAGRFMAGKFPVIMFGLLGAALAMYRRADKKNQPVVKGMLIAAAGTAFLTGITEPIEFTFLFVAPLLFVFHAFLAGLSFAVMYMLDVHLGWAGGSGLIDFILVNALPGTGNWWVNLVAGAVFFVIYYFSFSFAIKKWDLATPGRGGQENKLYTRKDFNEQKKGGKGGQTKETAAAIMEALGGESNLKHVDACFTRLRVEVSEVGQINEDRLKELGAAGVVKVDHNIQAIFGGRSDLYKNEINKIIKESNAS; encoded by the coding sequence GTGAAGAAATACTTTGGAAGCTTACAGAAGTTCGGAAAGTCACTGATGGTTCCCGTCGCATTGCTCCCTGCTGCCGGTATTTTGCTCGGGCTTGGAGCTGCGTTGACAGGACCTCTCGCTGATACACTCACCTTTCTACAAAATGACATCATTCAACTCATCGGTAACGGTATGTCTGATATCGGAATCAGCATCTTTAACAACCTGGCTGTCATCTTCGCCATCGGTGTTGCCATCGGATTAACAGGTGGATCGGGGATTGCCGCCCTAGCAGCCTTGCTCGGTTACATCATTATGAATAAAACCATCTCCTTCGCCTTAGAGATCACTCCTGAAATGGTTAGTGAAAGCGGAGAATACGGCATGGCCCTCGGCATTCCTACCCTGGAAACAGGGGTTCTTGGCGGAATTGTCGTCGGACTCTTAGCCGTTTGGATTTATAACAAGTTCCATGAGTTCGATCCTCCAGAAGTGCTCGGCTTCTTTGCCGGCGATCGTTCTGTCGGGATAGCCATGGTCTTCTCGTCTATTTTTCTTGCTCTTGCTATGATGGTCGTATGGCCACCGATTCAAGGGGGCATCAACGCGGTTGCAAACGTCATTGCGAACGGTGCAACAAACCCGTTGTACATCGGACTTTACGGCTTCTTAGAACGTGCGTTGATTCCAACAGGTCTTCACCACATCTGGTATGCTCCATTCCTATGGACCTCTCTAGGCGGGACGGCTGAAGTAGCTGGCAGTGCCGTTTCCGGAGACCAGTACATCTTCCTCGCACAGATTGCAGAAGGTGTCGAAGTTACTGCCGGCCGCTTCATGGCAGGTAAATTCCCTGTCATCATGTTCGGACTATTAGGGGCTGCGCTTGCGATGTACCGCCGCGCAGATAAGAAGAATCAGCCTGTCGTAAAAGGAATGCTCATTGCGGCTGCAGGTACAGCCTTTTTAACAGGAATCACAGAACCAATCGAATTCACATTCTTATTTGTTGCTCCACTGCTGTTCGTCTTCCACGCATTTCTTGCCGGTCTTTCATTTGCCGTCATGTACATGCTTGATGTTCATCTTGGCTGGGCAGGCGGTTCCGGGTTGATCGACTTCATCCTCGTCAACGCTTTGCCTGGAACAGGAAACTGGTGGGTAAACCTTGTCGCAGGTGCTGTATTCTTCGTCATCTATTATTTCTCTTTCTCCTTTGCTATCAAAAAGTGGGACCTTGCCACCCCAGGTCGTGGAGGACAAGAGAACAAGCTTTACACACGAAAAGACTTCAACGAGCAGAAGAAAGGCGGCAAAGGTGGTCAAACGAAAGAGACAGCTGCTGCTATCATGGAAGCTCTCGGTGGAGAATCGAACTTGAAGCACGTCGACGCTTGCTTTACAAGATTACGTGTCGAAGTTTCTGAAGTAGGTCAAATCAATGAAGATCGCTTAAAAGAACTTGGCGCCGCAGGTGTCGTTAAAGTCGACCACAATATTCAAGCCATCTTCGGTGGGCGTTCGGACCTTTACAAAAATGAAATCAACAAAATTATAAAAGAGTCCAATGCATCTTAG